In Megalops cyprinoides isolate fMegCyp1 chromosome 16, fMegCyp1.pri, whole genome shotgun sequence, the genomic window ctcacagactcagacacagtCTGTCCTTTCCCTTGTATTGCTTGCCTGCctgcttctcctctgtctctcttccccagtctctctcactccctgtgCTCCTCTTCTccgctggatgttttttttttttctcctgcatttCTTGTCACCGTTTCTTCTGACTACTTTATAAATACTTAGGTGACtccatgcattttgttttgtgtttttttttccccctcagttcAGCTGTCTCCACTGGCTCTTCACACAGGTTTTAAAGGAATGATTTTCTTCGAggctttctgttttgtttcctgttgattattttatgatcgtctgtcttcttttttttttttttacccaaagaCAGACACTGCTGGCACAGGAAGATACCAAGAGCAAAGAGGAAAATATAGAAGGTAATGGAAGTCTAAAAGAACAGTAAGAACTGCTGCTTGGAGAAGGAAGGATGAGAAGAATCGTAAAATAAGAGGAGGAACCTGCAGAATATGAATCGCCTGCTCTGAACGCAGCGTCGGCGCTGGTTGACgtccttgtgtctgtgtgggtgtcccctccccccccaccaccacctcttccccaggtttttttttccccctctgttgTCTGAGAGTGAGACAACAGCGAGGCTGTGGCCTTGAAGGTGCCGGCGTACTTCACCGTCACAGACACTCGGCCACGCCGTGTCTGCTCCTGCTGCGCTCCTCCGGTGATTTCAGGTCTCTCCTTTGTTTCTTTATTGGGCGCCTCGTTAGACGCCGTGTTGCCGCGCCGTGCCCCCGCCGTGCCCCTCCTGCCTTCGGTCAGCACAGACGGAGCTCCGCGGTTCCCGTCCTGCATGGCTTCAGAAACGTAACGCCGGCTGCTCGGACGACAAGGGAAGAAGAGTTgtaaagaaacagagaaaagggcAGGttgaaggggagagagagagagcgccgcagggacacagaggaggagattGACCTGTTGTGGAAGAGGAGAAGTACCCCTCCTCTGGGTGGCGTCAGCGAGGCTCCCTGCCCCCAGCATGACGGAGCGGCCCGCCCTCTGCTTATGCATGGCCATGACAGAGCTGGACTCTGCGTGCCCTCCCATCACCCCTTACTAATGAGCCAGTGCATCTGGGACCTTGGACCaccagcaggaagcagagacaaaacaagacaataGATCTGTAAGCAAGGGGCAATGAGCCAGATTCCCCTGAAGGGTGTATTTCACTAGTCCTaaggttttgtttgctttggtgAGCAGTCAGTTGCCCTTGGTCAGCCAAGagtatcatttcattttttttttccccgagtGCGTCTCGAGCTGCCGCCATGGCGGCCAGTGTGGCCATAGGCCGCGACACCAAGTGGCTAACGCTGGAGGTGTGCCGGGAGTTCCAGAGGGGCACCTGCTCCCGCTCCGACGCCGAGTGCAAGTTCGCCCACCCGTCCCGCTGCTGCCACGTGGAGAACGGCCGTGTCATCGCCTGCTTCGACTCGCTCAAGGTAACCGGCCCGAAGCCGCCGCTCCACGCCACTGCACGGAGACGCACGCTCTCTCAcaccggcacacacacacacacacacacacacacacacacacacacacacacacacacactctcacactttcacacaacctcacacactctctcacacactcacacacactcacgcatactctcacactcacactcagttATTCATacccacacattcactctcaccCTAACACTCACTTATTTATACCCACATTCTggcgcattcacacacagacacacactcatgcccACGTatacactcacatgtacacatacacacacgtattcATACCTACATgctggctcacacacacacagactcacacccACAGATTTGCTCAGACTACAGAAAGAGTGAGATTTTTCTTCACATTCGCTGAGTTTTTTGCCACTGTGAATCACACTCATGGCATCTGctcatgcattttaatcactCACAATAAATCAccagcttaaaaaaaaactgtagaaCATTAAACGCATCAATCAGTGGACTAACTTGTTCAGTTTATaatttgtgtctgtgaacaGTTAAGGGCTAGTCATgggttttgttacattttatttctgaattcaTTTAATGATAAACGCTATCGCAAATTTCTCAACTCTCTGCCCTAGTCTGAATGCTGATAAAACGTTCGTGATAAAACGGCCGGGTTACAGTTTGAGCTGAGGGGCGTGTACAAGCACCCTTTAGGCCTTGCCCGAGGCGTTAGATTcgcactctctcctctctgttctgtggTCCGCATCAGTCTGCATCAGCTCTGTATTCTGGTCAGATAAAGTCTGCTCTTCGTGGATGAAAACACAGATGTTGACCCTCATTTACTTCTAAAATGAGAAGCGCCAAGCGCAGTCAGAATGTGGTTTGTGGATGCTGGTACTGTTATTAAAAGTGAAGGGTTTTGCTATGGATTCGGCTGCATGGGACGCTGGGGGAAACAGGCAGATCTTGCCCCTGTCAGCCCACTGGCAGGCAACCTGTGTCCGTCTGTCTCctgccagagacacacagacaaggctctctctgtgtgagggagGCAGCTGTCTCCTCAGAATGGAGTtccatatttcatttatgtcattttaacCCTCCCCCCGGTTCATGTATCTGTACTTCTCAGTGAAGGAAAGCACGAGGAAGGCttagcaacagtgtcaggcgAACCCATTGGACAGCTAACTCCATGCACAGCGCTACTAATCCactgtatctgtttttttttgtgtgtgtgtgtgtgtgtgtttgtttgtttcatgcgACTGCTTACATGGAATATGTTCTTCataaaaatcatttgtgtgtaaataaaagCAGTCTTGGTTTTGCCGTCGTCTGATCCGTTCCAAGGCCTCTGGGCCAAGTCTCAGCTttgagagagacggggggggggggggctgtttacGGGGGGAGTGAAGGTCAGTTTAGTTTTCTGTTTGCCATGAGGACAAATCTTCAGCAGCAGATTTCCACTGCCCAATCCCCCGCCCCAACCCCCCGCGTTTCAGCCTCTCAGCTCAAATGCTATAATATTAGTAGAGTGAGGGGAATGGCTGTCAAAACCAGTGGCAATCTCAGCTTATCCCTGCCCTCTAACAGCACCTGTACCACACTAAATCACTCCCCAGATAgagtccccctctctcccacctccacccccccccccccccttcgttCCCTCTGCCTCCCTATTTGCTAGTTAATCGACCTGCTCCTGGTAACTGCCGTGGTGGCCTTTTCTGAATATACATAATCGTCAGTCACTGTGCTGTAACCCATACAGacgttacattttttttttgttcctctcttcttcctcttccattCCCCCATCTGTCTTCCGGCCGTGGCAGGTAACCTTTTCGCAGGAGAGGAACGTGAATTAAACAAGTCCTCCACCCCTGCGGacccccatcccctcctccaACCCTTTTTCCTTAATTGGGAAGCAGGCAGGGAGGATTGATTTGATGGAAAGTTAGTagcctctctcctgcttccCCAGGTCCCTGTGTGTAAAACCCCAGAGCTCTCGGCCTGCACTACCTCATCATCCTCACCTGCGGGCAGGCACCTGTGGCCAGGTGGGGTGGGTGCACATGACTTAATTCATGTCCACAGAACAACCCTGAATCACCCGTGTGTGATTTATGATGGCGAATGCATTTGTTCCTTTTCAGCAGTATTTTAATAACAGTGCGCTcttgccaaaaaagaaaaatggtagctgtgtgtggatAGGGTGCTTGGATGGGAATCTGAAACCTGCCTTGAGGATACCTGTCAAGGCCTTTACAGAAATAtggtcatttttcagaaaatttcaggatttttttttttgccacaattAAGACTTGAAGGCTGGATGAGGACTGTGGGAAAAGTAAGAGGGTAATAATTTTGTGTTGGCAGTGTCTGCACAGATTAATATTGCACTGCATCTCATGTTGAAGTAGCACTTTGTAGAGATTCCCTATATGATGGCCGTAGAAGTCTTTTCcactctggtgtgtgtgtatagtagCTAATGGCCCTGTCTTGTTTTGGCCTGTGCAGAGTGAagtcttcctccctcccttcctccctctctgtccataGCAACCGGGGAGGACATGAGGAGAAACTTCCTCCCTGTTGCCCTAGTGTGTTTCCATGGCTACAAAGAGGCGATCCCTGACCTAGTCTGTGGCTGGCTTTTCATCTCTTTCCATCTCCCTGAGAGGAGTAAAGCTGTCAGTATACAGACCTGATTatctccctgtctgcctctgcacaaataatgtgtttttttttttccccaaagtttGAATGTGCTCAAAATCCACACAGCTCGACATAGAGGTAATGCATAACCACAAAAACTGCGGTGGTAAaccatttacatatttttgcattcacattgtgacaaaaaaaaaccacacttTCTTGTAGCTTTTCTTCCCCCCCTCTGTTCTGCTCAGACTGTAACACATCAGTACTCCCCAGTATCTTCCCTCATTTTGAGTTGAGCTGAGAAGAGATCAGTAGGATGGGCTCATGGGAATTGTAGTTCTTCTGTCACTTCTCCCACAGCGCATAGGCCTCTGATGAAAAGCGTGCGCATGGGCATGTTCTGTACTCAgcgttgtgggggggggggggttgtgagcGGTGAGCATTTCTGTTCCCTTTAACTTCCTGTTCAGCCTCAGCACTTCTGCATGAAGACGGGGCGGAAACAGACCCGCATAAGCCTGACGTCCCCAGTGACACACAAATCGATCGATCTCCCAGACACGATtacaccccccacctccatccccACAGCAGCTCAGTAAAATTATAACCACGTGTCTCCATCTTCATGGATTCATCAGTGAGCATGCCAGGAATCGGGATCAGGTTCAGGGTCAGCCTGAGCTACAGATGGTTTTGAACAGGTTCTGGAGGCTAAAGATTACCACAGTATACATAATGAAAGACCGGAATGACCATCCTTATCACAGCCCTAGGAGACatgatgttacattacattacattcatttagcagacgctcttatccagaccgacttccagcacaaaagaacagatatAATGGTGTATACCCAAAGTGTTTTTGTATTGGTTTTAATAAACCAAACCAGGGTGTATTTTCCCTGTAAAATCCATTATTCAAGCGCTGGTTTTCATCAGTTTTGCCAGCTCAGCACTTCAGGGTCATGGATGCTGCAATATGTGAATGGAGAGGATAGTGTCAGAGCATATGGTGGAagttaatgtgaaataaagacagATTCGGTCTCAAAACTGAGCTTCCAGAAATTAGaattaaagtgttttaaaggggcttaaggaattattttttaacaggGTAGCTTGAGTGGAGGCAAGCTTGGTTCTCTGGATTTACAGACGtgatgataaaataaatttcatggaattctttttttttgaatatttagGTTTTTCTGTAAAAGCCTCCCTTATAAGTCCTAATTTGTGCCTTTTTATTTGGTTTCTGATGCCAAATGTATATTGTAATCATAAACCGATAAACTCATTGTGCATTAATCTCTCTGATCTGGATAATATGAATAACCTTATCTGTTAGATTTTTGtcctcaaaaacacatttctttccttttcattttagaaaatcctgtctgcattttaattctCTGTGGTGCTTCCCCTCATAGAACACAGACTCTTTGTTGATGCAGTTATGTcgaatatattgtttttatacattGCTTTGTTCTATTTTTAATCAGCTATgaaatttgtaatgtaatggaattgAGAAGTGGGGCCTTGCTTTGGCCCTTTGcccaaatgaattattttatctGTGTCTCCTATTCTACCTCCTGGATTTTCTGAAATAAGATTACAGTTGAGGTAGAGAGAAGGAAATGTATAGGCTAGTGTGGGGACCATATATTCACCTTGTTTTTCTGCTTCCTTGTTTTGTGTGCTGTACtgaaattttgtgtttgtccCCCTGTTTGTATacatctttgtgtctttgtgtgtgtgtgtgtgtgtgtgtgtgtgtgtgtgtgtgtgtgtgtttatgtatctgtgtgcgtgcgtgcgtgcgtgcgtgcgtgcatgcgtgcgtgcgtgtgtgtgttatatgcGTCTGGTGTCCCACTGCAGGTCTAATCAGGTTACGTGTCTGATTTTCTCTGGTCTAATCCGGTTTGCTGCTTAGGATGTGAgcagcatgagtgtgtgtgtgtgtgtgcgtgcgtgcatgtgtgtccgaGGGTGGGGACTGTTGTCTCGCAGTCGTGCGTTTTACAAAAGCACGTGTTAAGCAGGGCTGTGAGGGctgctttgtttgcttttgagATATGCAGTATTGACAGATTGATACAGCACTGATGCTGAGAACTCTGACGCCGTGTTGCAGTGGTCGTCTCACTCTCGGGTCGCGCTAGACGAAGATGAGATCGCAGCGTGTGTTGCCGTCTGTGGGCTGGCACGGTCAGCGAAGTCTTTACGACTTAACTGTGCAGCAGCCAAGTTTTAGGTGGGAAAAATAGTTGATGTTTTTCAGGTTGGAGGGGAGGTTTCTAATGGTGCTGGTTTTCTGTGCAATGAATAACCATTGTCTTGACTTTCTGTTTCCTATTTAAACTCCAAGCCAAGTGAGACCTCcataaaaagtttattttccccttttgtttctttctgaccattaaaaaaaaatccatccaatTACTCAGAGAGGAGATAGTTCTGAGTTACTCAGAGAGGAGATAGTTCTGCTTGGATTGAagaattttattgtaaaaatgttttggttaaAAGGTATTAGtcattgatttcatttattgcattactttaatacaaaaaagtaatgcGTATGAATCAAATAGACTTGATCTTCTTTCATTCGCTCCCCTCTCGGGATGCAGGCTTCTCAGCCTATAAAACAGTAATACAatcgtttctctctctcccattagtcttatctctctgtcactctgtcttttCTTTCCTAAAAGCTCCCCTTAATGActgggagcaaaaaaaaaaaaaaaacaaaacaatacaatatagacttttttttccatcatgaaGTCCCCTCTGGGAGTAAGAGCTTTTTGCAAAGCAAATTGAAATTCGGGTAATCAGTTTTCTCTcgtctcccccccccgcctcctcccactcctcctcctactactccctcctcttctcaggGCCGGTGCACGCGCGAGAACTGCAAGTACCTCCACCCCCCGCCGCACCTGAAGACGCAGCTGGAGATTAACGGTCGCAACAACCTGATCCAGCAGAAGACGGCGGCCGCCATGTTGGCTCAGCAGATGCAGTTCATCCTGCCGGGAGCCCAGCTGCAGCCCATAGTGAGCGCACATTAGTTTCACTGGAACCCAGCTGCTTTGAAGGAAACAGGAGGGGGGGGCGAGGGGTGTGGGTGAGGAGAGGGTCGTGTGAAAACCGTGAGTGTAACACCTGTTTAATTTTGTCCCTCCCGCCTCCCAGACAACGTTCCCAGTGACCCCCTCCCTGGCCTCTAGCCCCAACGTGGCCTTCAGCCCGTACCTGGGTCACATGAGCCCGGGCGTGGGGCtggtgcaggagctgctgcCCAGCGCCCCCATGCTGGTTTCGGGGAGCCCCTCCGGCCTCGCCATGGGAGGCAGCAGCCCCTCACAGAAGCATCTGCGCACGGACAAGCTGGAGGTACGGCGAAACCCACGGGAACACCGCCTGCCTGCTGCAGACGAATACCACGTGAATTACCACTGCGCAACAAACAGAATctaacaacacaacacaattctATCAGAAGTAATATtgcattacgttattggcatttagcagatgctcttatccagagcggcttagataggttgcagtttttttaagtgttacccttttatacagctggatatttaccgaggcaattcttggttaagcaccttgcccaagggtacagcagcagtgccccagtggggaatcgaaccagcaacctttaggcTACGTGTCATGcttctttaccactatgcttcaCTGTCTCCCATAATATGTGGAATAGTTGACGAGAAGATTCTGTATGATTAACTAGTGAATTTCCATATAAACATACCACAGCAAAAAAAGCACCTTATTTCAACCCTGATCAGTAGCACATTAACCTTGCAATTTGCCTGGAaggggaataaaaaaacagagaccCGTGACCCAGACTTggtcttcccctctcctccttcttcctcctcaggTGTGCAGAGAGTTCCAGCGGGGAAACTGCACCCGGGGTGAGAACGACTGCCGGTACGCCCACCCGCTGGAGGCGGCCATGGTGGACGGCAGCGAGAACTCGGTCATCGTCTGCATGGACTACATCAAGGGCCGCTGCTCCCGGGACAAGTGCAAGTACTtccacccccccgcccacctGCAGGCCAGGATAAAAGCCACGCAGCACCAGGCCAGCCAGaacgccgccgccgctgccatGGTGAGAGCCTGTACACTATACACACCCTCCCCCTGTACCTGATATTGTGCTCATCTCACCTGTACCCTACACACACCTTTGCTCTTTTCACCTGTACCACGTGCACACCCCCTGCTCCTTTGGTTCGTCATTGTGAGATTTGTTAGTGTTTTCTATGCTAATGAATCTAACACTGACGGTGTGAATCTAGCAATAACAGTACGGTGTGAAACTTCTGGCAGCGTGAGCTACAGAGcaggaggtagagggagggaggaggaaaacgGCATTGGAAGCGCGGTGCTTTATACTGGTTCTTTCAGATGCTTTTGTAGCGTATCACTTGGGAAAGAAAGAttttgcagagagagagtgagcgagtgagaAAGATGAGAACTATTCTTGGTATTCTGTACTTGTCAGCCGTCTTTTTTCACAAAGGCTTACTGAACTCGTTTGGACATCGATGTTGAGAGAATTGTGATGTGGAATGTCAATTTGAATTACAGACTTTTGAAAAAGAGAGTCTAGAGGGGTTGTGTTGTTTCTGGTTTCTTAACTTAGTATGGTTGTTGCTGCCATACACTTCAGgcttcgtgtgtgtgtgtgtgtgtgtttgtgtgtttgcacatgcgtgtgtgtgtgcgtgtgtgtgtgtgtgtgtgcgcgtgtgtgtgtgcgcgtgtgtgtgtgcgcgtgtgtgtgcgcgcgtgtgtgtgtatgtgcgtgtatgtgcgtgtgtgcgtgcgtgtgcgtgcgtgtgcgtgcgtgtgcgtgcgtgtgcgtgcgcgtgcgtgcgcgtgcgtgcgcgtgcgtgcgcgtgcgtgcgtgcgtgtgcgtgcgcgtgtgtgcgcgtgtgtgcgcgtgtgtgcgtgtgtgtgtgtgtgtgcatcttctTCATTGCATTTCTGTTCTGCTCAGGCTAGGATTAAGGGCTTCCCTTGTGCCCTTATCTCAGCCCGATTCCCATACACTGCATGGTCAAATACAAAGAGGTGAAAGCATTATCTGTGAGCCAGGTTATGTTTCCTGCTTCTCCCAGCCGCGTCTCTGTTTTTATCATTCTCTACCCAGGCATAGCCTTATTGTCAAGGAAACGGTCTCTGTTGCACATGTGGGGATGGCTGAGGATGCAGCACTGAGAGCGAAGTGAGCACACTCACAGCTGTGATGGATCGCGCTTTCCGCCCTGCATCTGAGACAGCGCTAAGTGATTGATCAGGAGGATACATTGTTTATGACACTAAACCTATTCTCCGGACAGGTCCACCGGGAGATTACAGATAGGCGATTCACCCTAGATTGGGCTACGGCGGTGTAGGCTATTGTTTCACATCTGTGTTCGTGAGATATGGTGATTATTAAAAAATTggatgaaatataaatgcataaactgGTTTTGGGGATGATGTAAACCACAGATTTATAGGAGGCATGTGTTTGACAGTGCTTTGGTAAGACCTATTGCTGTAGCTTTTTATTGTTTGGTTGCATGTGGATGTATCTTCCGTTCCATTTTATCTCCCTTTTTATTGGGTTTTATGTTTGATCTGTGTTTCAGCATCCCCCCTCTTGTGTGTGCCATCTCCACTGTCTCCGCCTCCGTCTCTCTTGTTGTAGGTGATCCTCAGTGGCAGTAGTCTCGTGCTCACTGCCTGCTAACTCAATCAAAGCCTGCTACCCATTCAATGAAGGAAAATTAATGTTCTGCCAACCTGTGAGCTGCTTGTTTCGCCTTTCCCCCTTCAAGGTCTTATTCTGAAGACGTTGTTTTGCGAATGCCGTGTCCTTGTCTCCGTCTGCTTGATCATTGTGGATCCTTGTGCTTGCATCTCTGTTTGGAAACTTACatggggagagggaaaaaaagttcaCTGCAGTTTTTTAATATAGCTATAACGAAAGTTGCATACCAGCTTTAATTGGGTGGTGCCAACATGAGCAAATGCCCAAGCTCCCAGTGGAGTCTGAGGTATCGAGGATTAGGGCAGAACTCCAGTGcccaatttttaattttattgagCAAGCATGCTCTACAGAAATCCAATTAGATGCGCAACATGTCAGTCTGGAACCACAAGAGGATGCTTTCCGAGCAGAGCTCATTAGACTAACAGTATCCCGTCATTTTGCATTTCCAACGaagtgcgtgcgtgcgtgcgtgcgtgtgtgagataTAGTTTTACTAAATGGTTATAAAAGGCATCACAGGGATTTGCCATAACATTTCCATGTAAAGTGTTGCCAAGACGTCAGCTGCAGTATCTtgacttttaaattatttattcaaataattgGAAGATATAATGTATAGTTCCctctaataaaaatattaattatcaCCGTCATCATTCTCTTGCTATTGATAATAATTGCCATATAGAGTAATACGTGTATCTCTCATACTAGACTGAGTGTCAGGTGAAACGTGGTTATCTCTGCGGGATTCAGAAACACAAAGGTTTTTTTGTTCTCCCTCCAACACACTGCTGGCACAAAGGTGATGCTCCTTTGATAAGTACAGCATGTTGGTTcctgtctgtgtatattttctCTCTTGGTTTTCACCAGGCTTGGCACTGAACTGGTTAAGTCCTTCTCATCATCTGTGCCCTGTTACCGCTCTGAGTAGTAGTAATGCCTATGCAATAGTTAAAATGTCTTGAGCCAGTCATGGTCAATGGTAAAGGATCTGTTAATATTATACAACAGACGGGCACAGACACTTTCAGTCAGTATCCGGTGTACGtcatttaacaaaaaagtgCATGCATAAATGGAGTGGCAGATTTCTTTTGTGTAGAAAAGGTCTGAATTAAAAGCTTGTGACTCAGGTCACTCTTAGTGATCTCCTGGTTTTCTGATTCTCTCTTACTCGATCCTTACTTGTCGGTTCTTTGCTTCCAAAGCACTCCTGGCAGCTCAGTAAGATGTGTGAAAGGCATTCATGCTGCTGCAATGTAGTTAAACAGTGTAAGTAACCTGAGTAACTAGAGTCACCTGCCTACCACAGAGATGTAATAACTGTAAGACCAGAGTGCCCACTAAGTTTGAGCAGTACTGTTGGGTAAAATGAGTTCATCCATCATCATGGTCAGCCACATCAACAAGCAAGTCAGTTTCATTCTTGTAGCTTTAAGTTATGTGGCTGTCTGACTTTGTAGACAAAAGCACTGACTGATGggattttttaatcaaaaagctaAAGCTAAAGATAGTAAACAATAACAGCATATTCCTCTGGGGCTGCCATATACAAGTGGAACTGATGGAATGCTCTGCATTTTTATGACCTATGAGGTCACAGCCCAGCATTCCGAGAGTTTGACATTTATAATTTGGATGGAGCCAGTGGCA contains:
- the mbnl3 gene encoding muscleblind-like protein 3 isoform X8, whose translation is MAASVAIGRDTKWLTLEVCREFQRGTCSRSDAECKFAHPSRCCHVENGRVIACFDSLKGRCTRENCKYLHPPPHLKTQLEINGRNNLIQQKTAAAMLAQQMQFILPGAQLQPITTFPVTPSLASSPNVAFSPYLGHMSPGVGLVQELLPSAPMLVSGSPSGLAMGGSSPSQKHLRTDKLEVCREFQRGNCTRGENDCRYAHPLEAAMVDGSENSVIVCMDYIKGRCSRDKCKYFHPPAHLQARIKATQHQASQNAAAAAMSLPPGALQPIPKRPTLEKTNGAATAVFNPSMFHYQQALANMQLQQPAFIPAVPMMHGATPSTVTSASTPVTNVPFADTAASNQTQPRF
- the mbnl3 gene encoding muscleblind-like protein 3 isoform X4 is translated as MAASVAIGRDTKWLTLEVCREFQRGTCSRSDAECKFAHPSRCCHVENGRVIACFDSLKGRCTRENCKYLHPPPHLKTQLEINGRNNLIQQKTAAAMLAQQMQFILPGAQLQPITTFPVTPSLASSPNVAFSPYLGHMSPGVGLVQELLPSAPMLVSGSPSGLAMGGSSPSQKHLRTDKLEVCREFQRGNCTRGENDCRYAHPLEAAMVDGSENSVIVCMDYIKGRCSRDKCKYFHPPAHLQARIKATQHQASQNAAAAAMSLPPGALQPIPKRPTLEKTNGAATAVFNPSMFHYQQALANMQLQQPAFIPAGLLKAPAPLAAEGHWERRDWSSCRHPHSRFLSVPGITVPMMHGATPSTVTSASTPVTNVPFADTAASNQ
- the mbnl3 gene encoding muscleblind-like protein 3 isoform X5 → MAASVAIGRDTKWLTLEVCREFQRGTCSRSDAECKFAHPSRCCHVENGRVIACFDSLKGRCTRENCKYLHPPPHLKTQLEINGRNNLIQQKTAAAMLAQQMQFILPGAQLQPITTFPVTPSLASSPNVAFSPYLGHMSPGVGLVQELLPSAPMLVSGSPSGLAMGGSSPSQKHLRTDKLEVCREFQRGNCTRGENDCRYAHPLEAAMVDGSENSVIVCMDYIKGRCSRDKCKYFHPPAHLQARIKATQHQASQNAAAAAMSLPPGALQPIPKRPTLEKTNGAATAVFNPSMFHYQQALANMQLQQPAFIPAGLLKAPAPLAAEGHWERRDWSSCRHPHSRFLSVPGITGEGKPQFP
- the mbnl3 gene encoding muscleblind-like protein 3 isoform X1, encoding MAASVAIGRDTKWLTLEVCREFQRGTCSRSDAECKFAHPSRCCHVENGRVIACFDSLKGRCTRENCKYLHPPPHLKTQLEINGRNNLIQQKTAAAMLAQQMQFILPGAQLQPITTFPVTPSLASSPNVAFSPYLGHMSPGVGLVQELLPSAPMLVSGSPSGLAMGGSSPSQKHLRTDKLEVCREFQRGNCTRGENDCRYAHPLEAAMVDGSENSVIVCMDYIKGRCSRDKCKYFHPPAHLQARIKATQHQASQNAAAAAMSLPPGALQPIPKRPTLEKTNGAATAVFNPSMFHYQQALANMQLQQPAFIPAGLLKAPAPLAAEGHWERRDWSSCRHPHSRFLSVPGITVDPAEVLSADLVELQCVPMETHFCPVPKLQVASPVALNPVSLS
- the mbnl3 gene encoding muscleblind-like protein 3 isoform X7, translated to MAASVAIGRDTKWLTLEVCREFQRGTCSRSDAECKFAHPSRCCHVENGRVIACFDSLKGRCTRENCKYLHPPPHLKTQLEINGRNNLIQQKTAAAMLAQQMQFILPGAQLQPITTFPVTPSLASSPNVAFSPYLGHMSPGVGLVQELLPSAPMLVSGSPSGLAMGGSSPSQKHLRTDKLEVCREFQRGNCTRGENDCRYAHPLEAAMVDGSENSVIVCMDYIKGRCSRDKCKYFHPPAHLQARIKATQHQASQNAAAAAMSLPPGALQPIPKRPTLEKTNGAATAVFNPSMFHYQQALANMQLQQPAFIPADPAEVLSADLVELQCVPMETHFCPVPKLQVASPVALNPVSLS
- the mbnl3 gene encoding muscleblind-like protein 3 isoform X3 yields the protein MAASVAIGRDTKWLTLEVCREFQRGTCSRSDAECKFAHPSRCCHVENGRVIACFDSLKGRCTRENCKYLHPPPHLKTQLEINGRNNLIQQKTAAAMLAQQMQFILPGAQLQPITTFPVTPSLASSPNVAFSPYLGHMSPGVGLVQELLPSAPMLVSGSPSGLAMGGSSPSQKHLRTDKLEVCREFQRGNCTRGENDCRYAHPLEAAMVDGSENSVIVCMDYIKGRCSRDKCKYFHPPAHLQARIKATQHQASQNAAAAAMSLPPGALQPIPKRPTLEKTNGAATAVFNPSMFHYQQALANMQLQQPAFIPAGLLKAPAPLAAEGHWERRDWSSCRHPHSRFLSVPGITVPMMHGATPSTVTSASTPVTNVPFADTAASNQTQPRF
- the mbnl3 gene encoding muscleblind-like protein 3 isoform X2, with amino-acid sequence MAASVAIGRDTKWLTLEVCREFQRGTCSRSDAECKFAHPSRCCHVENGRVIACFDSLKGRCTRENCKYLHPPPHLKTQLEINGRNNLIQQKTAAAMLAQQMQFILPGAQLQPITTFPVTPSLASSPNVAFSPYLGHMSPGVGLVQELLPSAPMLVSGSPSGLAMGGSSPSQKHLRTDKLEVCREFQRGNCTRGENDCRYAHPLEAAMVDGSENSVIVCMDYIKGRCSRDKCKYFHPPAHLQARIKATQHQASQNAAAAAMSLPPGALQPIPKRPTLEKTNGAATAVFNPSMFHYQQALANMQLQQPAFIPAGLLKAPAPLAAEGHWERRDWSSCRHPHSRFLSVPGITDPAEVLSADLVELQCVPMETHFCPVPKLQVASPVALNPVSLS
- the mbnl3 gene encoding muscleblind-like protein 3 isoform X6 encodes the protein MAASVAIGRDTKWLTLEVCREFQRGTCSRSDAECKFAHPSRCCHVENGRVIACFDSLKGRCTRENCKYLHPPPHLKTQLEINGRNNLIQQKTAAAMLAQQMQFILPGAQLQPITTFPVTPSLASSPNVAFSPYLGHMSPGVGLVQELLPSAPMLVSGSPSGLAMGGSSPSQKHLRTDKLEVCREFQRGNCTRGENDCRYAHPLEAAMVDGSENSVIVCMDYIKGRCSRDKCKYFHPPAHLQARIKATQHQASQNAAAAAMSLPPGALQPIPKRPTLEKTNGAATAVFNPSMFHYQQALANMQLQQPAFIPAVDPAEVLSADLVELQCVPMETHFCPVPKLQVASPVALNPVSLS